Proteins from one Thaumasiovibrio subtropicus genomic window:
- a CDS encoding DJ-1 family glyoxalase III yields MTTPQPDTQSTAINVAVCIAPGTEEMEAINTIDMLIRAGFRVTIASVASNGELIMPGSRGIKLVADTRLVDIADEQFDAVVLPGGKPGAECFRDNPLLVEFVTQHKYDGKLIAAICAAPALVLEHHQLFPEAIMTCHPDFMAMIPKARCRTKRVFFDVNFNLLTSQGPGTSQEFALEIIVRLAGKDKAAEVAKPMVVWPNMNYDILGKEYQV; encoded by the coding sequence ATGACAACACCGCAACCTGACACCCAATCTACCGCAATCAACGTGGCGGTATGTATCGCGCCTGGCACTGAAGAGATGGAAGCGATCAACACTATCGATATGCTTATCCGCGCCGGATTTCGCGTGACGATTGCCAGTGTAGCGTCAAATGGCGAGCTCATTATGCCGGGCTCGAGAGGGATTAAACTCGTCGCGGATACACGTCTTGTTGATATCGCGGATGAGCAGTTTGATGCCGTGGTGTTACCGGGCGGTAAACCGGGCGCAGAGTGTTTCCGTGACAATCCCCTATTAGTGGAATTTGTTACCCAACATAAGTATGACGGCAAACTCATCGCTGCTATTTGCGCAGCCCCAGCTCTCGTATTAGAGCACCACCAGCTGTTCCCTGAAGCGATTATGACCTGCCACCCTGACTTCATGGCAATGATTCCCAAAGCACGCTGTCGCACAAAGCGTGTCTTCTTTGATGTGAACTTTAACCTCTTAACCAGCCAAGGGCCGGGCACATCTCAGGAGTTTGCACTCGAAATCATTGTTCGTCTTGCAGGTAAAGATAAGGCGGCCGAGGTCGCTAAGCCGATGGTGGTATGGCCTAACATGAATTACGATATTTTAGGCAAGGAATACCAAGTGTAA
- the pomA gene encoding flagellar motor protein PomA has protein sequence MDLATLLGMLGAFGFIIMAMLLGGSLSMFIDIPSVLIVFGGSLFVALMKYNLGQFLGGFKIMGKAFMFKTDKPEDLIAKIVEMADAARKGGFLALEEMEITNSFMQKGIDLLVDGHDADVVRNALSKDITMTTERHETGAGIWSALGDVAPAMGMIGTLIGLVAMLSNMDDPKSIGPAMAVALLTTLYGSMFANMVCLPIADKLMLRKEEEKLNRRLIMDGVLAIQDGQNPRVIDSFLKNYLNEKKRTVDADAG, from the coding sequence GTGGATTTAGCTACGCTGTTAGGGATGCTGGGAGCGTTCGGTTTCATCATCATGGCGATGTTACTCGGCGGTAGTCTCTCGATGTTCATCGATATACCGTCAGTCTTGATCGTATTTGGTGGTAGTTTGTTCGTTGCCCTAATGAAATATAACCTTGGCCAGTTCTTAGGCGGGTTTAAGATCATGGGTAAGGCGTTCATGTTTAAAACGGACAAGCCCGAAGATCTGATCGCTAAGATTGTAGAGATGGCCGATGCTGCACGTAAAGGTGGCTTTTTGGCGCTGGAAGAGATGGAGATTACGAATAGCTTCATGCAAAAAGGCATCGACTTGTTAGTGGATGGTCATGATGCCGATGTTGTTCGTAATGCGCTCTCTAAAGACATTACCATGACCACGGAGCGTCACGAAACGGGCGCAGGTATCTGGTCGGCGTTAGGCGATGTCGCGCCAGCGATGGGCATGATCGGTACGCTTATCGGTCTGGTTGCGATGCTTTCGAACATGGATGACCCGAAATCGATCGGTCCGGCAATGGCCGTTGCACTTTTAACAACACTCTACGGTTCAATGTTTGCCAACATGGTTTGTCTGCCTATTGCGGATAAGCTGATGCTTCGCAAAGAGGAGGAAAAGCTTAATCGGCGTCTGATCATGGATGGTGTGCTAGCGATACAAGATGGTCAGAACCCCAGAGTGATCGATAGTTTCTTGAAAAATTATCTCAACGAGAAAAAACGAACCGTTGATGCGGACGCGGGTTAA
- the thiI gene encoding tRNA uracil 4-sulfurtransferase ThiI, with protein sequence MKFIVKPHPEIFVKSDSVRKRFTKILECNIRIILKRKTDAVAVYNRRDHIEVVPKQASLRETVLEVLTNTPGIHHVLEVQQTEFTDLHDIYEQTLALVAPQLEGKTFCVRAKRRGKHDFTSIELERYVGGGLNQAVASASVKLKKPDVTVNIEVDNEKLNQVLARYEGLGGFPLGTQEDVLSLISGGFDSGVSSYLHIKRGSKVHYCFFNLGGPAHEIGVKQVSSFLWNKYGSSAKVKFISIDFEPVVAEILEKIDDGQMGVVLKRMFMRAAGMVAERFGIQALVTGEALGQVSSQTLTNLRHIDGVTDSLILRPLINWDKNDIINLARDIGTEDFAKTMPEFCGVISKNPTVKAVKEKLETEEAKFDFGLLEQVVQDARIIDIRTIEKESQEQAPEIEMVEEITDQEVVLDIRSPDEEDESPLEIDGVEVKHIPFYKLATQFGDLDQSKTYLLYCDRGVMSRLQALYLQENGFANVKVYRP encoded by the coding sequence ATGAAATTTATTGTTAAGCCGCACCCAGAAATTTTTGTAAAAAGTGATTCAGTTCGTAAGCGTTTCACTAAAATTCTGGAATGTAATATCCGAATTATTCTTAAGCGCAAAACGGATGCGGTAGCGGTGTATAACCGTCGTGATCACATTGAAGTGGTTCCTAAACAAGCTTCACTGCGTGAAACTGTCCTTGAAGTGCTGACCAACACACCGGGTATTCACCATGTATTGGAAGTGCAACAAACTGAGTTCACCGACCTCCATGATATTTATGAGCAGACGCTAGCGCTGGTTGCCCCGCAGTTGGAAGGCAAAACCTTCTGTGTGCGTGCTAAGCGACGCGGTAAGCATGACTTTACCTCGATTGAGCTAGAGCGATATGTTGGTGGTGGCCTAAATCAGGCAGTTGCCTCTGCATCAGTGAAACTGAAGAAGCCTGATGTTACGGTAAACATTGAGGTTGATAACGAAAAGCTAAACCAAGTACTGGCACGTTATGAAGGCCTTGGTGGCTTCCCTCTAGGGACACAAGAAGACGTACTTAGCCTTATCTCTGGTGGTTTCGATTCTGGGGTATCAAGCTACTTACACATTAAGCGCGGTAGTAAGGTTCACTATTGTTTCTTTAACCTTGGCGGCCCAGCTCACGAGATTGGTGTAAAGCAAGTCTCTTCATTCCTTTGGAATAAGTACGGCTCATCTGCAAAAGTGAAGTTTATCTCGATTGATTTTGAGCCCGTTGTCGCTGAAATTCTAGAGAAAATCGACGATGGTCAAATGGGTGTGGTACTGAAGCGAATGTTCATGCGCGCCGCTGGTATGGTCGCTGAGCGTTTTGGTATCCAAGCACTGGTGACAGGTGAAGCATTAGGGCAAGTATCAAGCCAAACCTTGACTAACCTGCGTCACATCGATGGTGTTACCGATAGTTTGATTCTGCGCCCGTTAATCAACTGGGATAAGAACGACATCATCAACCTTGCGCGCGATATCGGTACGGAAGATTTTGCGAAAACAATGCCAGAGTTCTGTGGCGTTATTTCCAAAAATCCGACTGTTAAAGCAGTGAAAGAAAAGTTAGAGACAGAAGAAGCGAAGTTCGACTTTGGCTTGCTAGAACAAGTGGTTCAAGATGCTCGGATTATCGATATTCGTACCATCGAGAAAGAGAGCCAAGAGCAAGCACCTGAGATTGAAATGGTTGAGGAGATCACCGATCAAGAAGTGGTGCTGGATATCCGAAGCCCGGATGAGGAAGATGAAAGCCCATTAGAGATCGATGGCGTTGAAGTGAAACACATTCCTTTCTACAAATTGGCAACACAGTTCGGCGATCTGGATCAATCGAAAACCTATTTGCTCTACTGTGATCGTGGTGTCATGAGTCGTTTACAGGCGTTGTACCTACAGGAAAACGGTTTTGCGAACGTGAAGGTGTACCGTCCTTAA
- a CDS encoding outer membrane protein OmpK: MRKTLLAMSLMAATAAVPAHAEYLYGFGSLSVNHLDWSKGTEERAGGFKEDFLYVEIEGGAGFDWGELYGFFDVENVQDGSSETRVASKGSITYKTGLDELRLYAHSYSTENGGWHIRNTVTGLSYSFAGEGWFFNPFIGFHHTNTAGYVGMNGGMAGWVGGYNFDAFGQSFSISNWNEIEFSRKDEYLALSEKDSTGLNGALALWWNVTEDVTTGVQYRYSNNKLGQENYANALIYTVKYNF, translated from the coding sequence ATGCGTAAAACACTTTTAGCTATGAGCCTAATGGCAGCCACTGCTGCTGTACCTGCACACGCTGAATACCTATACGGTTTCGGTAGCCTAAGCGTTAACCACCTAGATTGGTCTAAAGGAACAGAAGAGCGCGCTGGCGGCTTCAAAGAAGATTTCCTTTACGTTGAAATTGAAGGCGGCGCAGGTTTTGATTGGGGTGAGCTTTACGGCTTCTTCGATGTAGAAAATGTTCAAGATGGCTCTAGCGAAACACGTGTTGCAAGCAAAGGCTCTATCACTTACAAAACTGGCCTAGATGAGCTACGTCTATACGCTCACTCTTACTCGACCGAAAACGGTGGCTGGCACATCCGTAACACCGTTACTGGTCTATCGTACAGCTTTGCTGGCGAAGGTTGGTTCTTCAACCCATTCATCGGTTTCCACCACACTAACACTGCTGGTTATGTTGGCATGAACGGTGGTATGGCTGGTTGGGTTGGTGGCTACAACTTTGACGCATTCGGTCAAAGCTTCAGCATCAGCAACTGGAACGAAATCGAGTTCAGCCGCAAAGATGAGTACCTAGCCCTGAGCGAGAAAGACAGCACAGGTCTTAACGGTGCACTTGCACTTTGGTGGAACGTGACTGAAGACGTAACCACTGGTGTTCAGTACCGTTACTCTAACAACAAGCTAGGTCAAGAAAACTACGCGAACGCGTTGATCTACACAGTGAAGTACAACTTCTAA
- a CDS encoding AmpG family muropeptide MFS transporter, whose product MVSANTPSAWRVYLEKKVLIMLALGFSSGLPILLVFGTLSFWLREADVSRTEIGFFSWVGLAYGFKWIWSPLVDRFPLPGLAKLFGRRRSWLLLSQVLIAAALVGMATTDPNKHLALLAIFAVIVAFSSATQDIVVDAYRIELAEERLQAALAASYMTGYRLAMILAGAGALSISAFVGSDAEYVIAGWRISYLVMAGFMSVGIITTLLIKEPKIDMAEIAGQEQQVRQSMLNRGVHPQLAKLGAWFFSAAMMPFIDFFKRYGKSALLILALIATYRISDVVMGVMAYAFYVDVGFTKTEVASISKVYGVIMTLLGAGLGGILVTKFGTLRILAAGAIIAAITNALFVVLSYTVDANLLDYLTQYTGNSELLISFANYVNNSPALYNILHLLGDKRSLLIAVISADNLGAGIATAAFITYISSLTNVAFSATQYAVFSSIMLLFPKFVAGFSGLFVDQFGYDVFFLCSALIGFPVLVLIYLVSRLPTHTSSGDDQGKESAQNKLAT is encoded by the coding sequence ATGGTATCAGCAAACACCCCGTCCGCTTGGCGTGTCTACTTAGAAAAGAAAGTGCTCATCATGCTTGCGCTGGGTTTTTCTTCAGGGCTCCCCATCTTACTTGTCTTTGGTACCTTGTCATTCTGGCTCCGTGAAGCCGATGTCAGCCGAACAGAAATTGGTTTTTTCAGCTGGGTTGGCCTTGCGTACGGCTTTAAATGGATCTGGTCGCCGCTAGTCGACCGTTTCCCTCTCCCTGGTCTCGCTAAGCTTTTTGGTCGGCGCCGCAGTTGGCTATTGCTTTCGCAGGTACTTATCGCTGCCGCCTTAGTGGGCATGGCGACAACAGATCCCAATAAACACCTCGCCTTACTCGCTATCTTTGCCGTCATTGTCGCCTTTTCATCGGCAACGCAAGATATTGTGGTTGATGCCTATCGTATTGAACTCGCCGAAGAAAGATTACAAGCCGCACTGGCAGCAAGCTATATGACGGGTTACCGCTTGGCAATGATCCTTGCTGGCGCAGGTGCATTGTCTATCTCGGCTTTTGTGGGTTCCGATGCAGAATACGTTATCGCCGGGTGGCGGATCTCTTACCTCGTGATGGCAGGCTTTATGTCAGTCGGGATCATCACCACCCTACTCATTAAAGAGCCAAAAATTGATATGGCAGAGATCGCCGGACAAGAGCAACAGGTGCGTCAGTCGATGCTCAATCGAGGCGTGCACCCGCAACTCGCTAAACTGGGTGCTTGGTTCTTCAGTGCCGCCATGATGCCATTCATTGATTTCTTTAAACGTTATGGCAAGAGTGCACTTCTTATTCTTGCTCTCATTGCAACTTATCGTATCTCAGATGTGGTGATGGGTGTCATGGCCTACGCCTTTTACGTTGATGTTGGCTTCACCAAAACAGAAGTTGCTTCTATTTCAAAAGTCTACGGCGTTATCATGACGCTGCTCGGCGCTGGTCTGGGTGGCATATTAGTCACGAAATTTGGTACGTTACGTATTCTTGCCGCGGGTGCCATCATCGCAGCAATTACCAATGCACTCTTTGTCGTCCTTTCCTATACAGTCGATGCTAACTTGCTTGATTACCTTACCCAATATACAGGCAACAGCGAACTTCTGATCTCTTTCGCTAACTATGTCAATAACAGCCCTGCTCTCTACAACATCTTGCACCTACTCGGTGATAAGCGCTCCTTGTTGATCGCGGTGATCAGTGCCGACAACCTCGGGGCAGGCATTGCAACAGCGGCCTTTATCACCTACATTTCGAGCCTCACAAACGTGGCTTTCTCAGCCACTCAATATGCCGTGTTCAGCTCCATCATGTTACTTTTCCCTAAGTTTGTTGCTGGTTTTTCAGGGCTGTTTGTTGATCAATTTGGCTACGATGTCTTCTTCCTGTGCTCAGCACTGATCGGCTTCCCTGTGCTCGTTCTCATTTATCTGGTTAGCCGACTCCCTACCCACACTTCATCAGGCGATGATCAAGGTAAAGAATCAGCCCAAAATAAGCTCGCCACTTAA
- the ispA gene encoding (2E,6E)-farnesyl diphosphate synthase, translating to MIPLRSKSTNVTDITDFKAHLSQYQQRNNQQLLAWLDAQPHQDNALIDAMRHGALLGGKRARPYLVYCVGEMLGTAIEDLDAPAAAIECIHAYSLIHDDLPAMDDDDLRRGQPTCHKAFDEATAILAGDALQSLAFEILADGTMRQDAKRIQMVSALSRAAGSSGMCLGQALDLQAEGHQVGLDALEQIHINKTGALIRCAVKLGALASGDISSDVISHLDRYAYAIGLAFQVQDDILDIVGDTETLGKPQGSDLEAEKSTYPALLGLEQAQQKAQNLYKEALHALTQIPYNTEPLEVFARYVIERNN from the coding sequence ATGATACCGCTCCGCTCGAAGAGTACCAACGTGACTGATATTACGGATTTCAAAGCACACTTATCGCAATACCAGCAACGTAACAATCAACAGTTGCTTGCTTGGTTAGATGCCCAGCCTCATCAGGACAATGCGTTAATCGACGCAATGCGCCATGGCGCGCTTCTGGGTGGAAAGCGCGCCCGCCCTTACCTCGTCTATTGTGTCGGCGAGATGCTTGGCACGGCAATAGAAGATCTTGATGCGCCCGCCGCTGCCATTGAATGCATTCACGCGTACTCCTTGATCCATGATGATTTACCCGCAATGGATGACGATGACCTCCGCCGAGGGCAACCGACTTGCCACAAAGCATTTGATGAAGCGACGGCCATTTTAGCGGGAGACGCGTTGCAATCGTTGGCCTTTGAGATTCTCGCCGATGGCACAATGCGTCAAGATGCGAAGCGTATACAAATGGTCAGTGCACTATCGCGCGCTGCGGGCTCATCCGGCATGTGCCTTGGCCAAGCGCTCGATTTACAAGCAGAAGGCCATCAAGTTGGCTTAGACGCACTAGAACAAATTCACATCAACAAAACTGGCGCGCTGATTCGTTGTGCCGTAAAGCTTGGGGCGCTTGCAAGCGGTGACATCTCGAGTGACGTCATATCGCATCTCGATCGTTACGCCTATGCCATTGGCTTAGCATTTCAAGTTCAAGACGACATTCTCGATATTGTTGGCGATACTGAAACACTCGGTAAACCGCAAGGTTCTGATTTAGAGGCAGAGAAAAGTACCTACCCTGCCCTGTTAGGATTGGAGCAAGCGCAACAAAAAGCGCAAAACCTCTACAAAGAAGCGCTACACGCTTTGACTCAGATCCCTTACAATACCGAACCACTGGAAGTTTTTGCCCGATACGTCATCGAGCGTAACAATTAA
- a CDS encoding peptidylprolyl isomerase, translated as MRLASLLLVGLLSSATAFAAQVEVKTNLGSFVVDLNEEKAPASTQNFLRYVKDGSYEGTIFHRVIPNFMVQGGGFDTELNQVDTYSPIKNESANGLSNKRATIAMARTQIVDSATRQFYINVVDNPYLDGSQSKPGYAVFGEVVSGMNVIDAIAGKPTTTISSKHMQNVPIEPIIIESVTLLEE; from the coding sequence ATGCGTCTCGCCTCTCTTTTGCTCGTTGGCCTGCTCAGCAGTGCCACTGCATTTGCCGCGCAAGTGGAAGTAAAAACTAACTTGGGCAGCTTTGTCGTCGATTTAAACGAAGAGAAAGCCCCTGCAAGTACCCAGAACTTTCTCCGTTATGTAAAAGATGGCAGTTACGAAGGGACTATTTTCCACCGCGTTATTCCCAACTTTATGGTGCAGGGCGGTGGGTTTGACACAGAGCTGAATCAAGTCGATACCTACTCACCAATCAAAAATGAGTCTGCGAATGGGCTGAGTAACAAACGCGCTACCATTGCGATGGCTCGCACGCAAATTGTTGATTCAGCGACACGCCAGTTCTATATCAATGTGGTCGATAACCCTTACTTAGACGGTAGTCAAAGCAAGCCGGGTTATGCGGTGTTTGGTGAAGTGGTTAGCGGCATGAATGTGATCGATGCCATTGCCGGTAAACCGACGACAACAATCAGCAGCAAACACATGCAAAATGTACCGATAGAACCGATTATTATTGAATCGGTAACGCTGCTCGAAGAGTAA
- the xseB gene encoding exodeoxyribonuclease VII small subunit, whose product MASKKPENMSFEAAVTELEQIVAQLESGDLPLDDALKKFERGIALARHSQQTLSSAQQKIDILMQADDTAPLEEYQRD is encoded by the coding sequence ATGGCGAGTAAAAAACCCGAAAACATGAGCTTTGAAGCAGCAGTCACCGAGTTGGAACAGATCGTGGCGCAGCTCGAGTCCGGAGACCTGCCCCTCGATGACGCTTTGAAGAAATTTGAGCGCGGCATTGCTTTGGCTCGCCACAGCCAGCAAACCTTGAGTAGCGCGCAACAAAAGATTGATATTTTGATGCAAGCTGATGATACCGCTCCGCTCGAAGAGTACCAACGTGACTGA
- a CDS encoding flagellar motor protein MotB, with product MEEEDNCKCPPGAPLWMATFADLATLLMCFFVLLLSFSEMDVLKFKQIAGSMKFAFGVQNMLEVKDIPKGTSVIAQEFRPGRPEPTPIEVIMQQTIDMTQRSLDFHEGETDRASGTQREQGKLTGGQSQTVATQQNENSESEMDQAQEQLMQVIQQALEREIVEGAIELESLGQQLVIRIKEKGAFPSGSAFLQPKFRPLVRQIAELVKDVPGEVTVTGHTDSGPLDSELYRSNWDLSAQRAVSVAQEMEGVRGFDHSRLRVVGMADTMPLEDNKTEEGRRANRRVEIAVNQGKPHFSDEVTSEPSS from the coding sequence ATGGAAGAAGAAGACAATTGTAAATGCCCACCCGGTGCACCGCTTTGGATGGCGACCTTTGCCGATTTGGCAACCTTGTTGATGTGCTTCTTCGTACTTCTGCTCTCGTTTTCAGAGATGGATGTATTGAAGTTTAAGCAAATTGCGGGCTCCATGAAATTTGCTTTTGGTGTGCAAAACATGTTGGAAGTAAAAGACATTCCCAAAGGCACCAGCGTCATTGCCCAAGAGTTTCGTCCGGGCCGTCCTGAGCCAACTCCGATTGAAGTGATCATGCAGCAAACGATCGATATGACGCAGCGTTCGCTGGATTTTCATGAAGGGGAAACCGATCGTGCGAGTGGTACGCAGCGTGAGCAGGGTAAGTTGACGGGTGGTCAATCGCAAACGGTCGCGACTCAGCAGAATGAAAACAGTGAATCTGAAATGGATCAGGCGCAAGAGCAACTCATGCAAGTGATTCAACAAGCATTAGAACGCGAGATCGTCGAAGGGGCCATTGAGCTAGAAAGCCTTGGTCAGCAGTTGGTGATTCGTATCAAAGAGAAAGGTGCCTTTCCTTCTGGATCTGCGTTCTTGCAACCCAAGTTTCGTCCACTTGTCCGTCAGATAGCTGAGTTGGTTAAAGATGTTCCCGGTGAAGTCACCGTGACCGGGCATACCGACAGCGGCCCTTTAGATTCAGAACTTTATCGTTCAAACTGGGATCTCTCCGCACAACGTGCAGTCTCGGTGGCGCAAGAGATGGAAGGGGTACGAGGCTTTGATCATAGCCGCTTACGCGTTGTCGGAATGGCAGATACTATGCCTCTTGAAGACAATAAAACGGAAGAAGGCCGTCGAGCCAATCGACGAGTAGAAATAGCGGTAAACCAAGGTAAACCGCACTTTTCCGATGAAGTGACGAGTGAGCCATCTTCTTGA
- a CDS encoding ketopantoate reductase family protein — MKITVVGAGAVGCLFACQLQEAGHQVHLWTRRTPVTSLSFTALTEQETTYTFASNDPQALTASEMVLICVKAFQVNAAISAIRHYLNAHAIVVVSHNGMGTTADLLQALPHHPLLFATTSQGALKPQQAKIIHTGQGPTFLGALNTAGEQPQLAALFHQATGHCEWQADIHAKLWQKLAINCAINPLTALEQVANGELAASQYRGQLIALCEEIASVMDKEGYPTSVESLMTTVLSVIKATAANYSSMNRDIHHHRQTEIDYISGYLIQCAHQHALSVPNNKALWRAIKQREQV, encoded by the coding sequence ATGAAAATCACCGTTGTTGGCGCAGGGGCAGTTGGGTGCCTGTTTGCTTGCCAACTTCAAGAAGCTGGCCATCAAGTGCACCTTTGGACAAGGCGTACCCCAGTCACTTCGCTCAGCTTCACCGCGCTAACAGAGCAAGAAACAACCTATACCTTTGCCAGTAATGATCCCCAAGCGCTCACCGCCAGCGAGATGGTGCTCATTTGTGTTAAGGCCTTCCAAGTAAACGCCGCTATCAGTGCTATTCGGCACTACCTCAACGCACACGCCATTGTCGTTGTCAGTCATAATGGCATGGGCACAACCGCTGATTTACTCCAAGCGCTGCCACACCACCCACTACTCTTTGCCACCACATCGCAAGGGGCACTCAAACCTCAACAAGCGAAAATTATACATACGGGTCAAGGTCCGACGTTTCTGGGAGCGCTAAATACGGCAGGAGAACAACCGCAACTCGCGGCGCTTTTCCATCAAGCGACTGGGCACTGTGAATGGCAAGCAGATATTCACGCGAAACTCTGGCAGAAACTGGCGATCAATTGTGCAATTAACCCACTCACAGCACTCGAACAAGTCGCTAATGGCGAGCTTGCCGCATCACAATACCGGGGTCAACTCATCGCTCTCTGTGAGGAGATAGCTTCTGTCATGGATAAAGAAGGTTACCCGACATCCGTCGAGTCTTTAATGACCACCGTACTGAGCGTTATCAAAGCTACAGCAGCCAACTATTCCTCAATGAATCGCGACATTCATCACCACCGACAGACCGAAATCGACTATATTAGCGGTTATCTGATCCAATGTGCGCACCAACACGCCCTTTCCGTGCCAAACAACAAGGCACTTTGGCGCGCCATCAAGCAACGAGAACAAGTATGA
- the dxs gene encoding 1-deoxy-D-xylulose-5-phosphate synthase — MTLDISKYPTLALANTPDELRLMPRESLPGLCDELRAYLLNSVSQSSGHLASGLGVVELTVALHYVYNTPFDHLVWDVGHQAYPHKILTGRRDAMPTIRQKNGLHPFPWREESEYDVLSVGHSSTSISAGLGMAIAAAAEGKGRKVVSVIGDGAITAGMAFEAMNHAGDVHEDMLVILNDNEMSISENVGALNNRLAQVLSGSTYASIREGGKKVLSGAPPIKELVRRAEEHLKGMVVPGTLFEELGFNYIGPIDGHDVEELVKTLKNMRNLKGPQFLHVMTKKGKGYAPAEKDPIGYHGVPKFDPKADSLPKSAGKPTFSNVFGDWLCDMAAQDEKLMAITPAMREGSGMVRFSKAYPKQYFDAAIAEQHAVTLATGMAIGGYHPVVAIYSTFLQRAYDQLIHDVAIMNLPVMFAIDRGGLVGADGQTHQGAFDLSFMRCIPNMVIMTPSDENECRQMLYTGHQHQGPSAVRYPRGSGCGADIQQEMTALEIGKGRLIREGERIAILNFGTFLPSALAAAEALNASVADMRFVKPLDEELITKLAETHDVIVTLEENAVKGGAGSGVIEHLMATKQPKPVLTLGLPDHFIEQGTQQELYAMLGLDSEGIERQIRDYLAD; from the coding sequence ATGACATTGGATATTTCTAAATACCCGACATTGGCTCTGGCCAATACACCAGACGAGTTGCGATTAATGCCTCGAGAGTCACTGCCGGGTCTTTGCGACGAGCTACGTGCTTATTTGCTCAACTCCGTCAGCCAATCAAGTGGCCACTTGGCTTCTGGTCTCGGTGTCGTCGAGCTGACCGTTGCGCTGCATTATGTCTACAACACCCCATTTGACCATCTGGTTTGGGATGTGGGTCATCAAGCTTATCCACACAAGATTCTGACAGGTCGACGCGATGCGATGCCGACCATTCGCCAAAAAAATGGCTTACACCCTTTCCCATGGCGTGAAGAAAGTGAATACGATGTGCTGTCTGTCGGCCACTCATCGACCTCCATTAGCGCAGGCTTAGGAATGGCGATTGCCGCCGCGGCAGAAGGCAAAGGACGTAAAGTCGTCAGCGTTATTGGTGACGGTGCGATCACAGCGGGCATGGCCTTCGAAGCCATGAACCATGCGGGCGACGTTCACGAAGACATGCTTGTTATCCTCAATGACAATGAAATGTCTATCTCTGAAAACGTCGGCGCATTGAACAACCGTCTCGCACAAGTGTTATCCGGCAGCACCTATGCCAGCATCCGCGAAGGCGGTAAGAAAGTGCTTTCCGGCGCGCCACCAATCAAAGAATTGGTACGACGCGCCGAAGAGCATTTGAAAGGCATGGTTGTACCAGGCACGCTATTTGAGGAGCTCGGCTTTAACTATATCGGCCCAATTGATGGACACGACGTTGAAGAGCTAGTCAAAACCCTGAAGAACATGCGCAACCTAAAAGGCCCGCAGTTCTTACATGTGATGACCAAAAAAGGCAAAGGCTACGCGCCAGCAGAGAAAGATCCTATCGGCTATCATGGTGTACCGAAGTTTGATCCCAAAGCGGATTCACTGCCTAAGTCGGCCGGTAAACCTACCTTTTCCAATGTGTTTGGTGACTGGCTATGTGATATGGCCGCACAGGATGAGAAGCTGATGGCGATCACGCCAGCGATGCGAGAAGGCTCTGGCATGGTACGTTTCTCAAAAGCGTACCCTAAGCAGTATTTTGATGCCGCGATTGCCGAACAGCACGCTGTTACGCTGGCTACTGGCATGGCGATTGGAGGGTACCACCCTGTGGTGGCTATCTACTCGACCTTCTTGCAACGCGCTTACGATCAGCTGATCCATGATGTGGCGATCATGAACCTCCCCGTCATGTTTGCGATTGACCGAGGCGGTTTAGTCGGCGCAGACGGTCAAACACACCAAGGCGCATTCGACCTCAGCTTCATGCGATGCATCCCTAACATGGTGATCATGACGCCGAGTGACGAAAATGAGTGCCGCCAGATGCTCTACACTGGCCACCAACATCAAGGCCCTTCTGCGGTGCGTTATCCTCGTGGTAGTGGTTGCGGCGCTGATATCCAACAAGAGATGACCGCGCTTGAGATCGGAAAAGGCCGTCTCATCCGTGAAGGTGAGCGTATTGCAATACTCAATTTCGGCACCTTCTTGCCGAGTGCGCTCGCGGCGGCAGAAGCCCTCAATGCGAGCGTTGCTGATATGCGGTTTGTTAAGCCTCTCGATGAAGAACTCATCACCAAGCTGGCCGAGACTCATGATGTCATCGTCACCTTGGAAGAGAACGCGGTAAAAGGTGGCGCGGGCAGTGGCGTTATTGAACACTTAATGGCGACCAAACAGCCTAAGCCTGTATTGACACTTGGCCTACCTGACCATTTCATCGAACAAGGCACTCAGCAAGAGCTTTACGCTATGCTCGGCCTCGATAGCGAAGGGATCGAGCGACAGATTCGTGACTATCTCGCAGATTAG